From one Caldithrix abyssi DSM 13497 genomic stretch:
- a CDS encoding IS1634 family transposase → MFVKVSRSKRNNKVHETLQIAESYRDSNGKVRHRILLHLGPTDKFIKKDVDTLINGLLRAKGLTLQDLDSNIDNVKAFGQIWALVHLWKELKMSQIIARQKEKSGIKFDLEAHLKSLIFNRLDDPSSKLKLLTWLETVYIPGINKDDIRYEYLLRAMDFLIAHKEKIETQLANRLLDLFNQDLKVCFYDLTSSYFEAENSLVEGDIRQFGYSRDHRGDREQIVIGVVMTGDGIPIAHYVFPGNKADRSTLQEMLNDIRRRFKVKDIQLVADKGLLSNDNLWHLIQQGYEFILGESVRQSKDAKSVIKEANAHKEATGETIYERLTEREIKSKDGKKEKIKLRYVASYNAATALKRYKNRINRINEFLELSEEIKKKEINTEDKYHQIKSVLSRKRLSRFFNVELTEDTIEIHKQDEVLSEEEKSDGWFIVISNAHDLSKSELIARYKDLKYVEHGFYELKHSLNLRPNFHWTEKRIRAHVMVCFLAFQMAVLFEKRLSGIKLSWQRAMESLRRVVVVEWENEGRRRKGLSRVHGEQLEIFQEIGSSKPTLLSL, encoded by the coding sequence ATGTTTGTTAAGGTAAGTCGATCCAAAAGAAATAACAAAGTCCATGAGACTTTACAAATCGCTGAGTCCTACAGAGACTCAAATGGAAAAGTACGCCATCGAATCTTGCTGCATTTAGGCCCTACCGACAAATTCATCAAAAAAGACGTAGACACGCTTATCAACGGACTTTTAAGGGCTAAGGGGTTAACTTTACAGGACTTAGATAGCAATATTGATAATGTCAAGGCCTTCGGTCAAATCTGGGCGCTTGTCCATTTATGGAAAGAGCTTAAAATGAGCCAGATTATTGCCAGGCAAAAGGAAAAAAGCGGAATAAAGTTTGATCTTGAAGCTCATTTAAAAAGTCTGATATTTAACCGCCTGGATGATCCTTCTTCCAAACTAAAACTACTCACCTGGTTAGAAACCGTTTATATTCCGGGTATCAACAAAGACGACATTCGTTATGAGTATCTTTTAAGAGCGATGGATTTTCTAATAGCTCATAAGGAAAAGATTGAAACCCAACTTGCTAATCGTTTACTAGATCTGTTTAATCAGGATCTAAAGGTTTGTTTTTATGATTTAACATCAAGCTACTTTGAAGCCGAAAACTCATTGGTAGAAGGCGATATTCGTCAGTTTGGTTATAGTCGTGACCACCGCGGAGATAGAGAACAGATCGTAATTGGCGTGGTGATGACCGGAGATGGTATTCCTATAGCCCATTACGTCTTCCCTGGCAATAAGGCTGATCGCTCTACCTTGCAAGAGATGCTCAATGATATTCGCAGGCGATTTAAGGTAAAAGATATCCAGCTGGTGGCAGACAAAGGTTTATTAAGCAATGACAATCTCTGGCATTTAATCCAACAAGGTTATGAGTTTATTCTTGGAGAGAGTGTTCGTCAGAGCAAGGATGCCAAATCGGTTATAAAAGAAGCCAATGCGCATAAAGAGGCGACTGGTGAGACGATCTATGAGCGCCTAACGGAGCGTGAAATCAAGTCAAAAGATGGTAAAAAGGAAAAGATAAAACTTCGTTATGTGGCCAGTTACAATGCCGCCACGGCATTAAAGCGCTATAAAAATCGCATCAATCGTATTAATGAATTTTTAGAGCTGTCAGAAGAGATTAAGAAAAAGGAAATAAACACAGAAGATAAATATCATCAAATAAAGAGTGTATTATCAAGAAAACGTTTAAGTCGTTTCTTTAATGTTGAATTAACAGAAGATACGATAGAGATTCATAAGCAAGATGAGGTATTATCAGAAGAAGAAAAGAGCGACGGTTGGTTTATAGTGATAAGCAATGCTCATGACCTGAGTAAATCAGAACTCATAGCGCGCTATAAAGATTTAAAATATGTGGAGCATGGTTTTTACGAATTAAAGCATAGTTTGAATTTACGTCCCAATTTTCATTGGACAGAGAAGCGTATCAGGGCTCATGTGATGGTATGTTTTCTTGCATTCCAGATGGCGGTATTGTTTGAGAAGCGTTTGAGTGGCATAAAATTAAGTTGGCAGCGTGCTATGGAGAGCCTGCGTCGAGTCGTGGTTGTAGAATGGGAAAATGAAGGGAGACGTCGTAAAGGATTATCCAGAGTGCATGGCGAACAATTGGAAATATTTCAGGAGATAGGCAGCAGCAAGCCAACGCTTTTATCTTTGTAG
- a CDS encoding T9SS type A sorting domain-containing protein: MKRLLKSLLLIVLFYGTALPQNQIAAVDSNITLLGYLPIGYCKVSVPFGAHYLAITSGRGIRILDIADASHPVMVSEVNSGGNVSDIFVSGDYLYFTTEGSGFYIDENFTAGLTIVNISDPHHPVVESFYQSNERYFAVTGIDHYVYVSASSKVQIFDVSDPRKPTALSSYAINNTPKDLICYEQKLFVSAQNAGVLIYDLTDPSQPSLLGSIPVWASSVTVHDNLAAVSGNTYSVPIYSINDPANPQKLGEINSENNNDSFYAAVFSGSLLYITGSNYDQSTRFMLKTYDLTNPSAPVFKNGYFDTSGLSNSNAGRFISIEGQYALVATNDGLRILQLNDPAPPEMVSFYATNITPGHLQVIGNYAYFTYQIGNFSMNGFSIVDVSDPSCLRETGYMYLKPYAQDRPAIAVNGNRAYVIVPAISPDSARGLHVIDISDVGNPVKIQFIPLSVMLKDIIASSGDYLYFQTTNMETIYVYNISDPDNPYLSGTYEINIWDYGYAQDYFLDGNFLYVGTTKGLLILDRSAPANLQYRNFYTLPDGYYGVNGVYVSEQTAYLATQNGLLAVDISDVANPALLAGNSGFLMDVTLIGNDIYVANPGQGIFLYQLSGSNFVQEGYYDNKNYNLYKLFAHNDLIYATYEGLMIFQKGPSTAIQTEQQLTSANTFQLLSNYPNPFNPLTHIRFRLQKAAHVRLSIYNTAGQKVGQLLDAHKLPGEYELLWNAEHLSSGLYLIKMQAGNQTQTRKALLIK; the protein is encoded by the coding sequence ATGAAACGTCTTTTAAAATCCCTACTTTTAATTGTACTTTTTTACGGAACCGCGCTTCCGCAGAATCAAATTGCTGCGGTGGATAGCAACATTACGCTTCTGGGCTACTTACCCATCGGTTACTGCAAGGTAAGCGTTCCTTTTGGCGCGCATTATCTCGCCATAACAAGCGGCCGCGGGATACGTATTTTAGATATAGCGGACGCCTCACATCCCGTAATGGTATCCGAGGTTAATAGCGGAGGTAACGTTTCGGATATTTTTGTCTCCGGTGATTATCTTTATTTTACCACCGAAGGAAGCGGATTTTATATAGACGAAAATTTTACCGCCGGATTAACCATCGTTAATATTTCAGACCCTCACCATCCTGTTGTTGAATCATTTTACCAGAGCAATGAGCGGTATTTTGCCGTTACCGGAATCGATCATTATGTCTATGTTTCCGCCTCTTCTAAAGTTCAAATATTTGATGTTTCTGATCCGCGAAAACCGACCGCTCTTTCTTCATACGCTATCAACAATACGCCTAAAGATTTAATTTGCTATGAACAAAAACTGTTTGTATCGGCACAGAACGCCGGGGTTTTAATTTACGATCTTACAGATCCTTCTCAGCCTTCGCTTTTAGGTTCCATTCCGGTATGGGCCTCCTCCGTAACGGTACATGACAACCTGGCCGCAGTAAGCGGCAATACGTATTCCGTACCTATTTATTCCATTAACGATCCTGCCAATCCGCAAAAGCTGGGCGAAATCAATTCAGAGAATAATAACGACAGCTTTTACGCCGCGGTTTTTAGCGGCTCGCTCCTCTACATTACAGGCAGCAACTATGACCAGAGCACAAGATTTATGCTTAAAACCTATGACCTTACCAATCCCTCCGCGCCTGTTTTTAAAAACGGGTATTTTGATACCAGTGGTTTATCTAACAGTAACGCGGGGAGGTTCATATCTATTGAGGGTCAATATGCCCTTGTCGCCACAAACGACGGGCTGCGTATTTTGCAATTGAATGATCCGGCGCCGCCGGAAATGGTCAGCTTTTACGCAACCAACATTACTCCAGGTCATTTGCAAGTGATAGGGAATTATGCGTACTTTACCTATCAGATTGGCAATTTTTCCATGAATGGCTTTTCGATTGTTGATGTGAGCGATCCTTCCTGTTTGCGTGAGACGGGATATATGTATTTAAAACCATACGCTCAAGATCGACCGGCTATTGCCGTAAACGGAAATCGTGCTTATGTCATTGTTCCGGCGATTTCACCTGACTCGGCGCGCGGCCTGCATGTCATCGATATTTCTGACGTTGGAAATCCAGTGAAAATACAATTTATTCCGCTCTCAGTCATGCTTAAAGATATTATTGCTTCATCCGGCGACTATTTGTATTTCCAGACGACCAACATGGAAACGATTTATGTCTACAATATTTCCGATCCGGATAATCCCTATTTATCAGGAACCTATGAGATTAATATTTGGGATTATGGTTATGCACAGGACTATTTTCTTGATGGCAATTTTCTTTATGTGGGTACAACCAAAGGTTTGCTAATTCTTGATCGAAGCGCCCCGGCCAACTTACAATACAGGAATTTTTATACCCTGCCCGATGGCTATTACGGGGTAAATGGTGTTTACGTAAGCGAACAAACGGCCTACCTGGCCACTCAAAACGGATTATTGGCCGTTGACATTTCAGACGTTGCAAATCCCGCTTTATTAGCCGGCAATTCGGGATTTTTAATGGATGTAACTCTAATTGGCAACGACATTTATGTGGCCAACCCAGGGCAGGGCATTTTTCTTTATCAGCTTTCCGGATCAAACTTTGTTCAGGAAGGGTATTATGATAATAAAAATTATAACCTTTATAAGCTGTTTGCACACAATGATTTAATCTATGCAACCTATGAAGGGCTGATGATTTTCCAAAAAGGACCTTCAACGGCGATTCAAACGGAACAGCAGCTAACCTCGGCTAATACCTTTCAATTGCTATCCAACTACCCGAATCCTTTTAATCCGCTTACGCACATTCGCTTTCGATTACAAAAAGCCGCTCATGTGCGTCTTTCCATTTACAACACCGCCGGTCAAAAAGTCGGGCAGTTATTAGATGCGCATAAACTACCGGGCGAATACGAGTTACTATGGAATGCGGAACATTTAAGCTCAGGCTTGTACCTGATAAAGATGCAGGCCGGTAATCAAACGCAAACTCGTAAAGCGCTATTGATTAAATAA
- a CDS encoding NADH ubiquinone oxidoreductase, whose amino-acid sequence MSQNKTNEKPKVAFFDFTSCEGCQLNKLNFENELLDFLEYVDIVEFREAMDDKAEEYDIAFVEGSISTPTCIERIYDIRRRSKILVALGQCAVTGGINAMRNDQPLEQVQEEVYGEHKYLFPSIPALPVSAIVKVDYEVRGCPMSPPEYLHVFKSLVLGRKPEIKDYAVCVECKLKENECVLEKGMFCLGPITRAGCDAICPTNGQYCTGCRGLVSNVNKDGAIEMLKQHGFSLEEALKRMKMFNTNELEKEICWGKE is encoded by the coding sequence ATGAGCCAGAACAAAACAAACGAAAAACCAAAGGTAGCCTTTTTCGATTTTACCAGTTGCGAAGGTTGCCAGTTAAATAAATTGAATTTCGAAAACGAACTGCTGGATTTTCTGGAATACGTGGATATTGTCGAATTTCGCGAGGCCATGGACGATAAAGCGGAAGAGTACGACATTGCCTTTGTAGAAGGCAGCATTTCCACGCCGACCTGTATTGAACGCATTTACGATATTCGTCGGCGCAGTAAAATTTTAGTGGCGCTCGGCCAGTGCGCCGTTACCGGCGGCATCAATGCCATGCGCAACGATCAGCCGTTAGAACAGGTTCAGGAAGAAGTTTACGGCGAGCACAAGTATCTTTTTCCTTCCATCCCCGCTCTGCCGGTCAGCGCTATTGTTAAGGTGGACTACGAAGTACGCGGCTGCCCAATGAGTCCGCCGGAATATCTGCATGTCTTCAAATCGCTGGTGCTGGGCCGTAAGCCGGAAATCAAAGATTACGCGGTATGTGTGGAATGTAAATTAAAAGAAAACGAATGCGTTCTGGAAAAGGGCATGTTTTGCCTTGGCCCCATCACGCGCGCCGGCTGCGACGCCATCTGCCCTACCAACGGTCAGTACTGCACGGGCTGCCGCGGATTGGTTTCCAATGTGAATAAGGACGGAGCCATCGAAATGTTAAAGCAACACGGCTTTTCGCTGGAGGAAGCGCTGAAGCGCATGAAAATGTTCAATACCAATGAGTTAGAAAAAGAAATTTGCTGGGGGAAGGAATGA
- a CDS encoding TonB-dependent receptor domain-containing protein: MNHKFTLLFLMLLLTGFAFAQRPGHLNKADVQGVIYGLVFDDEAKVPIEYANIILYHKKDSTQVTGTITDKDGYFKLENVPGGRYYLDVDFIGYDKIRINDVKITPRNREVVLGEIFLEPVTMLSDAVEVEADRVPITYQIDKKVINVSEQATAQSGTAVDVLENVPSVDVDIDGNVSLRGSGKFQVLIDSRPTILEPSEVLQQIPASSIQNIEIITNPSAKYDPDGVSGIINIVLKKNKLKGVSGMINASAGTFGRYGGDFLVSYRNKRYVFNVAMDYNRRNFPGDQRLIRNTESGGLTVYNESNGDTKWQMVPYGMRASLDIHLGHWDVLSIGGRIGNRSMERTFSLNYREWTSLDVNTVDSYLSEDTWQRTGDYYSFNVDYQHKWPQRGREFTAQIIYDYRTGDEESINELFLPGGQLTERLKSEENGPAEGWRIKADYTHPFSETTKWEAGYQSRVRQSNEDNKIFQYDLNQQIYVLQPEFNHHAEYVRNIHSLYTTFSSRWQKLGYQIGLRGEYTFRTIGLRDSAEAKIDRLDLFPTAHFSYEIAQGRQIMASYTRRINRARGYWLEPFYTWVDAYNIFRGNAGLKPEYIDSYELGHQLFFKQTLVSLEAFYRVTNNKVERVRSVYPYKENVILHTFENVGKDYALGGELLINRDFFKWWNINYMASVYQYKVEGRLLNQDFSRESFNWSLRLNNDFRLGKNTRFQLSLRYRSPTVTSQGRSEGFVSGNVAIKQQLLDRKLSLTLQLRDMFNTMRHEYTSQGSGFYYYRYVDFPSPMLSLTVSYIFNNYKKERKRANGNGMDDMGGEGDMF; encoded by the coding sequence GTGAACCATAAATTTACTTTACTCTTCTTAATGCTGTTATTGACCGGTTTTGCTTTTGCCCAGAGGCCCGGCCATTTGAACAAAGCCGATGTTCAGGGGGTGATTTATGGGCTTGTTTTCGATGATGAGGCGAAAGTGCCCATTGAATATGCCAATATCATATTGTACCATAAAAAAGACAGTACCCAGGTTACGGGTACGATTACGGATAAAGACGGTTATTTTAAACTGGAAAACGTACCGGGAGGACGGTATTATCTTGACGTGGATTTTATCGGTTACGACAAAATCCGCATTAATGATGTAAAAATCACGCCCCGCAATAGAGAAGTGGTGCTCGGCGAGATCTTTTTAGAGCCCGTTACCATGTTAAGCGACGCGGTGGAAGTAGAAGCCGATCGCGTGCCCATTACCTATCAAATCGACAAAAAAGTGATTAATGTCAGCGAGCAGGCCACGGCGCAGTCCGGTACGGCCGTTGACGTGCTGGAAAACGTCCCCTCGGTTGATGTGGACATCGACGGCAATGTTTCGTTAAGAGGCAGCGGAAAATTTCAGGTTTTGATCGACAGCCGTCCGACCATTTTAGAGCCCAGCGAGGTGTTGCAACAAATTCCGGCCAGCTCCATTCAAAATATCGAGATCATTACCAATCCGTCGGCCAAATATGATCCAGACGGCGTTTCGGGCATCATCAATATCGTGCTTAAGAAAAATAAATTAAAAGGCGTCAGTGGGATGATCAATGCCAGCGCCGGCACCTTTGGGCGATACGGCGGCGATTTTCTGGTAAGCTACCGTAATAAACGGTACGTCTTCAATGTGGCCATGGACTACAACCGGCGCAATTTTCCTGGCGATCAGAGGCTCATCCGCAACACCGAAAGCGGCGGCCTCACCGTTTACAATGAGTCCAACGGCGACACGAAATGGCAAATGGTGCCTTACGGTATGCGGGCATCGCTGGATATCCATCTGGGCCACTGGGATGTGCTGAGCATTGGCGGACGTATTGGCAATCGCAGCATGGAGCGCACTTTCAGCCTCAATTACAGAGAATGGACGTCGTTGGACGTGAATACGGTTGATTCCTATCTGAGCGAAGACACCTGGCAACGTACCGGAGATTATTATTCATTCAATGTTGACTATCAACACAAATGGCCGCAAAGAGGCCGGGAGTTCACGGCGCAAATTATCTATGATTATCGCACCGGCGATGAGGAGTCGATCAACGAATTGTTCCTGCCTGGCGGCCAGTTAACGGAACGCCTGAAATCCGAGGAAAATGGCCCGGCTGAAGGCTGGCGGATTAAGGCGGATTACACCCATCCCTTTTCAGAAACGACTAAATGGGAGGCCGGCTACCAGAGCCGCGTGCGCCAGTCGAACGAAGACAATAAAATTTTTCAGTATGATTTGAACCAGCAGATTTATGTATTGCAGCCGGAATTCAATCATCACGCCGAATATGTACGCAACATTCATTCGTTGTACACCACCTTTTCTTCCAGATGGCAAAAACTGGGCTACCAGATCGGCTTGCGGGGCGAATACACCTTCCGCACCATCGGGTTGAGGGACTCGGCCGAGGCTAAAATCGATCGATTGGATCTTTTCCCGACGGCTCATTTTTCTTACGAAATCGCACAGGGGCGGCAAATTATGGCCAGTTACACCAGGCGAATCAATCGCGCGCGCGGTTATTGGCTTGAACCGTTTTACACCTGGGTGGACGCCTACAATATCTTTAGAGGAAATGCGGGCCTCAAGCCGGAATACATCGATTCCTATGAATTAGGGCATCAGTTATTTTTTAAGCAGACTCTGGTTTCGCTGGAGGCGTTTTATCGCGTTACCAACAACAAGGTGGAGCGCGTGCGTTCGGTGTATCCTTACAAAGAAAATGTCATCTTGCACACCTTTGAAAATGTTGGCAAAGATTACGCCCTGGGCGGCGAGCTACTGATCAATCGGGATTTTTTCAAATGGTGGAATATCAACTACATGGCTTCTGTGTACCAGTATAAAGTAGAAGGACGGTTGTTGAACCAGGACTTTTCGCGCGAGAGCTTTAACTGGAGCCTGAGGTTGAATAACGATTTCCGTCTCGGTAAAAATACACGCTTCCAATTGAGCTTGCGCTATCGAAGCCCTACCGTTACCTCACAGGGACGAAGCGAAGGTTTTGTGAGCGGCAATGTGGCTATTAAACAACAGCTGCTTGATCGCAAACTCTCGCTTACTTTACAATTAAGAGATATGTTCAACACCATGCGTCACGAATACACCTCACAGGGAAGCGGTTTTTACTACTATCGTTATGTAGATTTCCCTTCGCCCATGCTGTCGCTTACGGTTTCTTACATTTTTAATAATTACAAAAAGGAACGAAAACGCGCCAATGGCAATGGCATGGATGACATGGGCGGCGAAGGCGATATGTTTTAA
- a CDS encoding 4Fe-4S dicluster domain-containing protein, which translates to MNVQKLASLNRYFFDQETMNRFIAFLMQKAKVIAPHKKGEKSFAFQEVKDPEQVVLSYSRTMHPLKKYFLPPIETLLEFDLKENEIKKPEIPIEDRFFFGVHSYDMKAILLLDHSFKTGHPEANYLQRRERSFFIGVSYQPDEHHFAEDLGIDPYDVSGFSIFLDPVEKGYMVFEVDEIGKRLLNEFDAGLPLTTPLEYEEKEHRARLKMHHNRLPQIFEHVYHSKVWNEVAKRCVGCGTCNLLCATCYCFDVVDEVELDMTSGKRYRYWDGCMLNPFAEVAGGENFRPTLDSRTRHRLYRKFKYQTDQTGELHCVGCGRCSKFCPAGISMIEVINQLIDDYNKQQQAVSLV; encoded by the coding sequence ATGAACGTTCAGAAACTTGCGTCTTTAAATCGATACTTTTTCGATCAGGAAACGATGAATCGTTTCATTGCCTTTTTAATGCAAAAGGCTAAAGTAATTGCTCCGCACAAAAAAGGTGAAAAATCTTTTGCCTTTCAGGAAGTAAAAGACCCTGAGCAGGTTGTGCTTTCCTATTCACGCACCATGCACCCTTTAAAAAAATATTTTCTTCCGCCGATTGAAACGTTGCTGGAATTCGATCTCAAAGAAAATGAAATAAAAAAACCCGAAATTCCAATCGAAGACCGCTTTTTCTTCGGGGTGCATTCTTACGACATGAAAGCCATCCTGCTACTGGATCACAGCTTTAAAACGGGACATCCCGAGGCTAACTATTTGCAACGCCGTGAAAGATCCTTTTTCATTGGCGTTTCGTACCAACCGGATGAACACCATTTCGCTGAAGACCTGGGGATCGATCCTTATGACGTTTCCGGTTTTTCTATTTTCTTAGATCCCGTTGAAAAGGGATACATGGTTTTTGAAGTGGATGAAATTGGCAAACGTTTATTAAATGAGTTCGACGCGGGACTTCCCTTAACCACGCCGTTAGAATATGAAGAAAAAGAACACCGCGCGCGGCTCAAAATGCATCACAACCGCCTGCCGCAAATCTTTGAACACGTCTATCATTCAAAAGTATGGAACGAAGTCGCCAAACGCTGCGTGGGCTGCGGGACATGCAATTTACTGTGCGCCACCTGCTACTGCTTTGATGTGGTAGATGAAGTAGAGCTGGATATGACCAGCGGTAAGCGTTATCGTTACTGGGATGGCTGCATGCTCAATCCATTTGCGGAGGTAGCAGGAGGAGAGAATTTCCGTCCCACGCTGGATTCGCGCACACGGCACCGCCTGTACCGAAAATTTAAATATCAAACCGACCAGACCGGCGAGCTGCATTGCGTGGGTTGCGGACGCTGTTCAAAATTCTGCCCTGCAGGCATCAGCATGATCGAAGTTATTAACCAGCTAATTGACGATTACAATAAACAACAGCAGGCTGTTAGTTTAGTTTAA
- a CDS encoding IS110 family transposase → MKQSQQSNKLRFDGQVFFIGIDVHKKSWTITIRLNGMQLKTFTMEPNAKQLQKFLKKNYQGGHYFSVYEAGFSGYWLHHQLTELGIKNIVVSPGDVPISNKEKSYKDDAIDSRKLARELENNSLKAIFVPTPKQSATRQISRLYALQSNENKKIRLRIKSFLNYLGVEIPFEVGSRWSNRLINWLEKLELKNEGDRYYLDQLIKNMKAKRKELLATLKLIRKNYADHQVIKRLRTIPGIGLITAFTYYAEIMDIRRFDNENKLASYVGLIPSLKSSGNRTRVRGLNHRQNKLLKFRIIESAWVAIKNDPALTSSYVSYIKRMPKQKAIIKIARKLLNRMRSVWINQKEYQIGRMI, encoded by the coding sequence ATGAAGCAATCACAACAAAGTAATAAGTTAAGGTTTGACGGACAAGTTTTTTTTATTGGGATTGATGTCCATAAAAAAAGTTGGACAATCACAATTAGGTTAAACGGCATGCAGTTGAAAACCTTTACCATGGAGCCAAACGCCAAACAACTCCAAAAGTTTTTGAAAAAAAATTATCAGGGAGGACATTATTTCTCCGTTTATGAAGCCGGATTTAGTGGATATTGGCTTCACCACCAACTGACGGAATTAGGCATCAAAAACATAGTGGTCAGTCCTGGCGATGTACCTATTAGCAATAAAGAAAAAAGTTACAAAGATGATGCTATTGATTCGCGTAAGCTTGCAAGGGAATTAGAAAACAACTCACTCAAAGCAATTTTTGTGCCTACTCCTAAACAAAGCGCCACGCGCCAAATATCAAGACTGTACGCACTACAGAGTAATGAGAATAAGAAAATTAGACTCCGGATAAAATCATTTTTAAATTACCTGGGAGTTGAGATTCCTTTTGAAGTTGGGAGTCGATGGTCTAATCGATTAATTAATTGGTTAGAAAAACTGGAATTAAAGAATGAAGGAGATCGTTATTACTTGGATCAGTTAATCAAAAACATGAAAGCCAAAAGAAAAGAGCTTTTAGCTACTTTAAAGTTAATCAGAAAAAACTATGCTGACCATCAAGTGATTAAACGATTACGTACTATTCCAGGTATTGGATTAATAACGGCCTTTACCTATTATGCGGAAATAATGGATATTCGTCGTTTTGATAATGAGAATAAGTTAGCTTCCTATGTGGGCTTAATTCCATCTCTTAAATCGTCAGGTAATAGAACTCGAGTTCGAGGGCTTAATCATCGTCAGAATAAACTTTTAAAATTCAGAATTATTGAATCAGCCTGGGTAGCTATAAAAAATGATCCGGCTTTAACCTCAAGTTACGTGAGCTATATTAAAAGAATGCCAAAGCAGAAAGCGATCATCAAAATAGCCAGAAAACTATTAAACAGAATGCGTAGTGTCTGGATTAATCAAAAAGAATATCAAATAGGGAGAATGATATAG
- a CDS encoding FAD/NAD(P)-binding protein, protein MDTLTVEKKELYIPVMATIDKVETLTATEKRFHILLPNGEELNHKPGQFVQVSIFGFGEAPISISSSPTRKPGFELTVRRTGRLTEKMHALQPGSQIGIRGPFGNGFDIEKFKDKDVLFVAGGIGLAPLKSLIEYTLDERDQFNRVIILYGTRNPSEILYPEEIAEWQAREDVEFYMTVDRADETWKGNVGVITTLIPPLKLDVQNTIAAIVGPPVMYKFVVMALKAKRLPDANMYLSLERRMKCGVGKCGHCQINHSYVCQDGPVYHYPVIKELEEAI, encoded by the coding sequence ATGGATACTTTAACGGTTGAAAAGAAAGAATTGTACATACCGGTAATGGCCACGATCGATAAAGTGGAAACATTAACCGCCACAGAAAAGCGATTTCATATTTTACTGCCAAACGGCGAAGAGTTAAATCATAAACCCGGTCAGTTCGTACAGGTTTCTATTTTTGGTTTTGGAGAAGCGCCCATCTCAATCAGTTCTTCTCCTACGCGCAAACCGGGGTTCGAGCTGACGGTGCGCCGCACCGGACGCTTAACGGAAAAAATGCACGCCCTGCAACCGGGTTCGCAGATTGGAATTCGCGGGCCGTTTGGTAATGGATTTGATATTGAAAAATTCAAAGACAAAGATGTGCTGTTTGTTGCCGGCGGCATTGGACTGGCGCCTTTAAAATCTTTGATCGAATACACGCTGGATGAGCGGGATCAATTCAACAGAGTAATCATTCTTTACGGCACCAGGAATCCTTCCGAAATCTTATATCCGGAGGAGATCGCGGAATGGCAGGCAAGAGAGGATGTGGAGTTTTACATGACGGTCGATCGCGCCGATGAGACATGGAAAGGCAATGTGGGCGTGATTACTACCTTGATTCCTCCTTTAAAACTGGACGTGCAAAACACCATTGCCGCCATTGTGGGGCCTCCTGTGATGTACAAATTCGTGGTGATGGCGTTAAAGGCCAAACGTCTGCCCGACGCCAACATGTATCTTTCGCTGGAAAGACGCATGAAATGCGGCGTGGGCAAATGCGGCCACTGCCAGATCAACCATAGCTATGTTTGTCAGGATGGTCCTGTTTATCATTACCCGGTTATTAAAGAGCTGGAGGAGGCGATATGA